In Herbinix luporum, a single window of DNA contains:
- a CDS encoding insulinase family protein — protein sequence MKMNIPSQYRLVFDENLEDLNGWGAYLVHVKTGARIALIKNEDLNKVFYIGFRTPPKNSTGVAHIIEHSVLCGSKNFPAKDPFIELAKGSLNTFLNAMTYSDRTVYPIASQNEQDFKNLMHVYLDAVFYPNIYQRKEIFGQEAWHYDLENENDELLINGVVYNEMKGAFSSPEQQLFRLNQNSLFPDTPYGVESGGDPEFIPELSYEEFLDFHRTYYHPSNSYIFLYGDMDFEERLIWLDKEYLSQFEYLKVDSEIPMQKGFENLREVEEFYSLGEGDNPKENTYLSLNIAIGDSKNKELSLAFQILEYVLFEAPGAPVKQALLDKAIGKDIFSQFNNEYLQPVLSIVAKNSDEDKKQEFLNTISDTLKKLVEEGLNEKSLQAAINFYEFRYREADFGRYPKGLIYGLRVLSSWLYDDDLPFQNLKDTEIYDFLKKQIKTGYFEKLIKDYIINNNHAALVVLKPLAGLNKIRDDKMKEKLAAYKESLSKEELRNIINETKSLRKYQETPSTKEELETIPLLTRQDIEPNPQPIYNEENEVDGIRLVHHDIFTNEIAYFRLLFDIRDIPTELIPYMSLLSLVLGYVDTDNYSYLEYSNEVNIHTGGIYTNVISFSLKDNTKEFLPKFEIGSKVMYDKIPQSFRLIEEMLYHTQLKDYKRLKEIIDEVKSRMQMRFQSSGHTVAVNRAMSYYSEHAMFKELTEGISFYEFLEEITENYGQMKDTIISRLKDLMEMIFVKNKLMVSVTADSTGYKLFLKDFSAFIGGLKKEASERLLSSYDKRPLKPKSLNEGFKAAMQVQYVARAGNYFKAGYKYTGALKVLRMILSYDYLWNNVRVKGGAYGCMCSFSGVDGDVYFTSYRDPNLKETNQVYEDIPKFLESFTADERDITKNIIGTISTLDTPLTPQAKGSRSLSILLSGLTYEDLKREREEIINVSQDDIRALSGLIRAVLDEGHICVIGNESKVEENRDMFSQVKNLMK from the coding sequence ATGAAAATGAACATACCTTCCCAATACAGATTGGTTTTTGATGAAAATCTGGAGGATTTAAATGGTTGGGGAGCTTATCTTGTGCATGTAAAAACCGGTGCAAGAATAGCTCTTATTAAAAATGAAGATCTAAATAAAGTATTCTATATCGGATTTAGAACACCGCCAAAAAACAGCACCGGGGTAGCTCACATTATTGAACACTCAGTTTTATGTGGTTCAAAAAACTTCCCGGCAAAAGATCCATTTATTGAGCTGGCTAAGGGTTCTCTTAATACCTTTTTAAATGCAATGACATATTCTGATAGAACGGTTTATCCTATTGCAAGTCAGAACGAGCAGGATTTTAAGAATTTAATGCATGTATATTTAGATGCGGTTTTTTACCCGAATATTTATCAAAGAAAAGAAATCTTTGGCCAAGAGGCATGGCACTATGATTTAGAGAATGAAAATGATGAGCTTTTGATAAACGGAGTTGTCTATAATGAAATGAAAGGTGCCTTCTCATCACCGGAACAGCAACTCTTTAGGCTTAATCAAAACTCCCTATTTCCCGATACTCCCTACGGAGTAGAATCCGGTGGGGATCCTGAATTTATTCCGGAACTTTCTTATGAGGAATTTTTAGATTTTCACAGAACTTATTATCATCCTTCCAACAGTTATATCTTCTTATATGGGGATATGGATTTTGAAGAAAGGCTTATTTGGCTGGATAAAGAATACTTATCCCAGTTTGAATATTTGAAGGTTGATTCCGAAATTCCCATGCAGAAGGGATTTGAAAACTTAAGGGAAGTGGAAGAATTTTATTCACTGGGAGAAGGGGATAACCCCAAGGAAAACACATACTTAAGCTTAAATATTGCCATTGGGGACTCTAAGAACAAAGAGCTAAGCTTAGCTTTCCAGATTCTTGAGTATGTCCTTTTTGAAGCACCGGGTGCACCGGTAAAACAAGCATTATTAGATAAAGCCATCGGTAAAGATATCTTTAGTCAATTTAATAATGAATATCTTCAACCTGTTTTGTCCATTGTTGCTAAGAATTCCGATGAAGATAAAAAGCAGGAGTTTTTGAATACAATAAGTGATACTTTGAAAAAGTTAGTGGAAGAGGGATTAAATGAAAAATCCCTTCAAGCTGCTATAAACTTCTATGAGTTTAGGTATAGGGAAGCTGATTTTGGACGTTATCCTAAGGGACTAATATATGGGCTTCGGGTATTGTCCAGTTGGTTATATGATGATGATTTGCCCTTCCAAAATTTAAAGGATACAGAAATCTATGATTTTCTTAAGAAACAGATAAAAACGGGTTATTTTGAAAAGTTGATTAAGGATTATATCATAAATAATAACCATGCAGCCCTTGTTGTTTTAAAACCTTTAGCGGGCTTAAATAAAATCCGTGATGATAAAATGAAGGAAAAGCTTGCTGCTTATAAGGAAAGTCTGTCTAAGGAAGAGTTAAGAAATATAATTAATGAAACTAAAAGCTTAAGAAAGTATCAGGAAACACCTTCAACAAAAGAAGAACTAGAAACCATACCATTACTGACACGACAAGATATTGAACCTAATCCTCAGCCAATATATAATGAGGAAAATGAAGTAGATGGTATTAGGCTTGTACACCATGATATATTTACCAACGAAATTGCCTACTTTAGATTACTTTTTGATATCCGGGATATTCCCACCGAACTTATTCCTTACATGTCCCTATTATCTTTAGTGTTAGGATATGTGGATACGGATAACTATAGCTATTTGGAATACTCCAATGAAGTTAATATTCATACAGGAGGCATATATACTAATGTAATCAGTTTTTCACTTAAGGATAATACAAAAGAGTTTCTTCCTAAGTTTGAGATAGGATCTAAGGTTATGTATGATAAAATTCCCCAGTCCTTTAGATTAATTGAGGAAATGTTATATCATACACAATTAAAGGATTACAAAAGGCTTAAGGAAATTATTGATGAAGTAAAATCAAGGATGCAGATGAGATTCCAGTCTTCAGGTCATACGGTGGCGGTAAATAGGGCCATGTCCTATTATTCCGAACATGCTATGTTTAAGGAATTGACTGAGGGAATATCATTCTATGAGTTTCTAGAGGAAATTACCGAAAATTATGGACAGATGAAGGATACTATAATCAGCCGACTGAAAGATTTAATGGAAATGATTTTTGTAAAAAACAAGCTGATGGTTAGTGTCACTGCAGATAGTACCGGATATAAATTATTTTTAAAAGATTTTTCAGCCTTTATAGGAGGTTTAAAGAAAGAAGCTTCAGAAAGACTTCTTTCAAGCTATGATAAAAGGCCTCTTAAGCCAAAATCCTTAAATGAAGGATTTAAGGCAGCCATGCAGGTTCAATATGTGGCAAGAGCCGGTAATTATTTCAAAGCAGGCTACAAATACACCGGAGCACTGAAGGTCCTTAGGATGATTTTAAGTTATGATTACCTGTGGAACAATGTAAGGGTTAAGGGCGGTGCCTATGGTTGTATGTGCAGCTTTTCCGGAGTGGACGGAGATGTGTATTTTACCTCTTACCGTGATCCCAATCTTAAAGAGACTAACCAAGTGTATGAGGATATTCCAAAGTTTTTAGAAAGCTTTACAGCCGATGAAAGGGATATAACTAAAAATATAATCGGTACCATCAGTACTCTTGATACTCCCTTAACTCCTCAGGCTAAAGGGTCTAGATCTCTTAGTATCTTGCTTTCAGGCTTAACTTACGAGGATTTAAAAAGGGAAAGGGAAGAAATTATTAATGTAAGTCAGGATGATATAAGGGCTCTTTCCGGATTAATTCGGGCAGTCCTTGATGAGGGCCATATCTGTGTTATCGGTAATGAAAGTAAAGTAGAAGAAAACAGGGATATGTTTAGCCAAGTAAAGAATCTTATGAAATGA
- a CDS encoding dihydrofolate reductase: MNLIVAVDKNWAIGYKNKLLVRIPADQRFFRNETINKAVIMGRKTLESFPGGLPLKDRLNVVLTSDPNYKVKDAVVVNSIEKALEAVKEYNTEDVYVIGGESIYRQMLPLCDVAHVTKIDYAYQADAYFPNLDEMEDWVITGESDEQTYYDIAYTFYKYERKIL, from the coding sequence ATGAATCTAATTGTAGCTGTGGATAAAAACTGGGCTATTGGATATAAAAACAAGCTTTTAGTACGGATACCTGCAGATCAACGTTTCTTTCGTAATGAAACCATCAATAAAGCAGTTATTATGGGAAGAAAGACTCTAGAGAGTTTTCCTGGGGGGCTTCCTTTAAAAGATAGACTAAATGTTGTTCTTACATCGGATCCGAATTATAAGGTTAAAGATGCTGTAGTAGTTAATAGTATTGAAAAAGCCCTTGAGGCGGTTAAAGAATACAATACAGAAGATGTTTATGTAATCGGTGGTGAAAGCATATATCGTCAAATGCTTCCCCTTTGTGATGTGGCCCATGTGACAAAAATCGATTATGCTTATCAGGCGGATGCTTATTTTCCTAATTTAGATGAAATGGAAGATTGGGTTATAACAGGAGAATCCGATGAGCAGACCTATTATGATATTGCATATACTTTCTACAAATATGAGAGAAAAATATTATAA
- a CDS encoding cold-shock protein, with the protein MKKGTVKWFNAKKGFGFISDEDGNDVFVHFSALLMDGFKVVEEGDNVEFEVVEGEKGPQAANVVKL; encoded by the coding sequence ATGAAAAAGGGCACAGTAAAATGGTTTAATGCAAAAAAGGGGTTTGGTTTTATATCCGACGAAGACGGAAATGATGTATTTGTACACTTTTCTGCTCTTTTAATGGATGGCTTCAAAGTTGTTGAAGAAGGCGACAACGTTGAATTTGAAGTAGTCGAAGGGGAAAAAGGCCCTCAGGCTGCTAATGTAGTAAAGTTATAA
- a CDS encoding deoxycytidylate deaminase: MKREDYINWDAYFMGIALLSAERSKDPNTRVGACIVSEDNKILSVGYNGMPMGCSDDEFPWSREGNPLDTKYPYVCHAELNAILNFAGNDMKGAKIYITLFPCNECAKALIQKGIKEIIYMSDKYAETDIVIASKRMLDAAGVNYRQYNSINKEIILSL; the protein is encoded by the coding sequence ATGAAGAGAGAAGATTATATCAATTGGGATGCATATTTTATGGGTATTGCCCTACTTTCAGCTGAACGAAGCAAAGACCCCAATACAAGAGTGGGAGCCTGTATAGTCAGTGAGGATAATAAAATTCTATCGGTAGGCTATAACGGCATGCCCATGGGTTGTTCTGACGATGAATTTCCCTGGAGTAGGGAAGGTAATCCTTTGGATACAAAATATCCATATGTATGCCATGCAGAATTAAATGCTATTTTAAACTTTGCAGGAAATGATATGAAGGGGGCAAAGATTTATATCACCCTGTTTCCCTGTAATGAGTGTGCAAAGGCCTTAATTCAAAAAGGTATTAAGGAAATTATCTATATGAGTGACAAATATGCCGAAACAGATATAGTTATTGCCTCAAAGCGGATGCTAGATGCGGCAGGGGTTAACTATAGACAATACAATTCCATTAACAAAGAAATAATCCTATCATTATAA
- a CDS encoding branched-chain amino acid aminotransferase has product MLDIKTTKTTTPKELPDKDDPLKFGTIFTDHMFIMDYEEGKGWHDARIIPYQPISLEPSAMVFHYGQEMFEGLKAYKTEDGRILLFRPHMNAKRTNNTCRRLCIPEIPEEDFVQAIKELVKIDKAWIPTKEGTSLYIRPFIIATDPFLGVRPSHTYKFMIILSPVGPYYPEGLNPVKIWIEDEYVRAVKGGIGEAKAGGNYVASLKAQIKAYEEGYSQVLWLDGVHRKYIEEVGAMNIFFKINNVVVTPKLNGSILPGVTRDSVIKMCNHWGIKVEERLISIDEVYNAHKDGLLEEVFGTGTAAVISPVGHLRWENHIMQVEDGGIGPLSQKLYNTLTGIQLGKIEDVYNWTVEVE; this is encoded by the coding sequence ATGTTGGATATCAAAACCACAAAAACTACTACACCAAAAGAATTACCGGATAAGGACGATCCCTTAAAATTTGGTACCATTTTTACTGACCATATGTTTATCATGGATTATGAAGAAGGAAAAGGTTGGCACGATGCCAGAATTATACCTTATCAGCCCATAAGCCTTGAACCTTCTGCCATGGTATTTCATTATGGACAAGAAATGTTTGAGGGATTAAAGGCTTATAAGACTGAGGATGGAAGAATTTTATTGTTCCGTCCCCATATGAATGCAAAACGTACCAATAACACCTGTAGAAGATTATGTATACCTGAAATTCCTGAGGAAGACTTTGTACAAGCAATAAAAGAATTAGTTAAAATTGATAAGGCTTGGATTCCTACAAAGGAAGGAACCTCTCTTTATATAAGACCTTTTATTATTGCCACCGATCCTTTCTTAGGAGTAAGGCCATCCCATACCTATAAGTTTATGATAATCCTGTCTCCTGTAGGACCATATTATCCGGAAGGACTAAATCCGGTTAAGATATGGATTGAGGATGAATATGTAAGGGCAGTTAAGGGGGGCATAGGAGAGGCTAAAGCCGGAGGCAACTATGTGGCATCTTTAAAAGCCCAAATTAAAGCCTATGAAGAAGGATATTCTCAAGTCTTATGGCTAGACGGTGTTCATAGGAAGTACATCGAAGAAGTGGGAGCAATGAACATATTTTTTAAGATAAATAATGTGGTTGTAACTCCCAAATTAAACGGAAGTATCCTTCCGGGAGTAACAAGGGATTCTGTTATTAAGATGTGCAATCATTGGGGTATTAAGGTTGAAGAACGGTTGATATCTATTGATGAGGTTTATAATGCACATAAAGATGGATTACTAGAAGAAGTATTTGGCACAGGGACAGCAGCGGTTATATCTCCGGTTGGACATCTTCGTTGGGAAAATCATATTATGCAGGTTGAGGATGGGGGTATAGGACCCTTAAGTCAAAAACTATATAATACATTGACCGGAATACAGCTTGGCAAGATAGAAGATGTCTATAATTGGACAGTAGAAGTAGAGTAA
- a CDS encoding TIGR01906 family membrane protein, translating to MVKAFKKSDILIGLVFFLLFISIGVVFTINFRPLYYLDIKLLNIPESSGYSKEEIIANYNALIDYSSPFFKGSLSFPTLTASPSGIQHFKEVKDIFTFFYGLAAISLITAVSIIVYKARKRDISYLAVSSLTSIILPIIVGLLLAIDFDTSFLIFHKIFFKNDYWIFDPITDPVINILPAKFFMHCALLIIAIVLICSLILYLVYLYFKGKSGIKYRKSQYLKI from the coding sequence ATGGTAAAAGCTTTTAAAAAATCCGATATATTGATAGGATTAGTATTTTTCCTGTTATTTATATCTATTGGGGTAGTATTTACCATTAATTTTAGGCCCTTATACTACCTTGATATTAAATTACTTAATATTCCGGAAAGCTCGGGCTACTCAAAGGAGGAAATTATAGCTAATTATAATGCATTGATTGACTATTCATCTCCTTTTTTTAAAGGTAGTCTTTCATTCCCAACCCTAACAGCCTCACCTTCCGGTATTCAACATTTTAAGGAAGTCAAGGATATATTTACGTTTTTTTATGGCCTGGCTGCAATTTCCTTAATTACTGCTGTGTCAATTATAGTCTATAAAGCCCGTAAAAGGGATATTAGTTATCTGGCAGTATCTTCACTAACATCAATTATATTGCCGATTATAGTAGGTCTTCTACTGGCAATAGACTTTGATACATCATTCTTGATATTTCATAAAATATTTTTCAAAAATGATTATTGGATCTTTGATCCTATTACTGACCCGGTAATTAATATATTACCGGCAAAATTTTTCATGCATTGCGCCTTGCTTATAATAGCAATTGTCCTAATATGCAGCCTGATCCTATATCTTGTGTATCTATATTTTAAGGGCAAGTCTGGGATCAAGTACCGTAAAAGCCAATATTTAAAAATTTAA
- the thyA gene encoding thymidylate synthase produces MSLADKIFIDMCNDILENGTSTEGEKVRPKWEDGSPAYTIKKFGVVNRYDLSKEFPALTLRRLAFKSCIDELLWIWQKKSNNINELNSHIWDSWADEEGSIGKAYGYQMQVKHKYKEGEMDQVDRVIYDLKNNPYSRRIITNLYVHQDLHEMNLYPCAYSMTFNVTKEKDSEQLVLNAILNQRSNDILAANNWNVCQYAVLVHMLAQVCGYKVGELVHVIADAHIYDRHIPIIQELIKRPIYEAPEFYINPEIKDFYQFKVEDFELRNYKYGPKVEIPVAI; encoded by the coding sequence ATGAGTTTGGCCGATAAAATATTTATAGATATGTGTAATGACATATTGGAAAATGGAACCAGTACCGAGGGAGAGAAAGTCAGGCCCAAATGGGAAGACGGATCACCGGCATATACAATAAAGAAATTTGGTGTTGTAAATCGTTATGATTTATCAAAGGAGTTTCCGGCTTTAACTTTGAGAAGGCTGGCCTTTAAAAGCTGTATTGACGAATTATTATGGATATGGCAGAAAAAATCCAATAATATTAATGAGTTAAACAGCCATATATGGGATAGCTGGGCTGATGAAGAGGGCTCAATAGGTAAAGCTTATGGCTATCAGATGCAAGTTAAGCACAAATATAAAGAAGGGGAAATGGACCAGGTAGACCGGGTTATCTACGATCTTAAAAATAATCCCTATAGCAGAAGAATTATTACCAACCTATATGTTCATCAGGATCTTCATGAGATGAATTTATATCCCTGTGCTTATAGTATGACATTTAATGTGACCAAGGAAAAAGACAGCGAACAACTGGTACTTAATGCAATCCTTAATCAGAGATCAAATGACATTCTTGCAGCCAATAATTGGAACGTATGCCAATATGCAGTACTTGTGCATATGCTGGCACAGGTATGTGGCTATAAGGTAGGAGAGCTGGTTCATGTAATTGCAGATGCCCATATTTATGACAGGCATATTCCTATTATACAGGAATTGATAAAACGTCCCATTTATGAGGCTCCTGAATTTTATATAAATCCTGAAATTAAAGATTTTTATCAGTTTAAGGTGGAGGATTTTGAATTAAGAAATTATAAATATGGTCCTAAGGTAGAAATTCCGGTGGCTATATAG
- the purH gene encoding bifunctional phosphoribosylaminoimidazolecarboxamide formyltransferase/IMP cyclohydrolase, producing MRALISVSDKSGIVELAKELKDLGVEIISTGGTYKKLKEAQIPAIEVSEITGFPECLDGRVKTLHPAIHAGLLAMRSNPSHMKQLADLNIETIDLVIVNLYPFKETILKDGVTRAEAVENIDIGGPTMLRSAAKNYQDVAVVVDPRDYDKVLTELKEHGEVSLDTKLYLMHKVFMHTSAYDAMIAEYLKNERNDKSFPESLTMTFEKVQDMRYGENPHQAAAFYREIGKRKGSLTDAVQLNGKELSFNNINDTNGALELLKEFTEPTVVACKHGNPCGVASADNIYEAWKKAYAADKVSIFGGIVVLNRTLTYEMAEEMKDVFLEVVVAPSYEEKALDLLKLKKNLRLLQLPDIDLPQDENAYDLKKVNGGLIVQTIDSKLLHDEDLKVVTDRSPSDKEMEDLLFAWRVVKYVKSNGIALAKNKQTVGIGPGQVNRVWATRQSIEHAAELIDNEATKGAVLASDAFFPFDDCVEAAHQAGITAIIQPGGSIRDEDSIKKCNEYGIAMVFTGMRHFKH from the coding sequence ATGAGAGCATTAATTAGCGTATCGGATAAAAGTGGCATTGTGGAACTGGCCAAGGAACTTAAAGACCTTGGAGTTGAGATTATTTCCACCGGAGGAACTTACAAGAAATTAAAAGAGGCACAGATTCCGGCCATAGAAGTTTCAGAAATTACGGGATTTCCCGAATGCTTAGACGGCAGGGTAAAGACATTGCATCCGGCTATACATGCAGGTTTACTTGCAATGAGAAGCAATCCTTCTCATATGAAACAGCTTGCTGACCTTAATATAGAAACCATAGATCTTGTTATAGTAAATCTTTATCCTTTTAAAGAGACTATATTAAAGGATGGAGTAACCAGGGCAGAAGCGGTAGAAAATATAGATATCGGAGGTCCTACCATGCTTCGCTCCGCGGCTAAAAATTATCAGGATGTGGCAGTGGTTGTAGATCCTAGGGACTATGATAAGGTACTTACTGAACTAAAGGAGCATGGTGAAGTATCATTAGATACCAAACTTTACCTAATGCATAAGGTATTTATGCATACATCCGCTTATGATGCTATGATTGCCGAATATCTTAAGAATGAAAGAAATGATAAATCCTTCCCTGAGTCTTTGACTATGACTTTCGAAAAAGTTCAAGATATGAGATATGGGGAAAATCCTCATCAGGCAGCAGCCTTTTATAGGGAAATCGGAAAAAGAAAAGGCTCCTTAACCGATGCTGTACAGCTTAACGGAAAGGAATTATCCTTTAATAATATAAATGATACTAACGGAGCCCTAGAGCTTTTAAAGGAGTTTACAGAACCTACTGTGGTTGCTTGTAAGCATGGAAATCCTTGTGGAGTTGCCAGTGCAGATAATATATATGAGGCTTGGAAGAAGGCCTATGCCGCTGATAAGGTTTCGATCTTTGGTGGTATAGTGGTATTAAACAGAACACTGACCTATGAGATGGCAGAAGAAATGAAGGATGTATTTTTAGAGGTGGTTGTGGCTCCTTCTTATGAGGAGAAAGCATTGGACTTGCTTAAACTAAAGAAGAATCTAAGACTTTTACAGCTGCCTGATATTGATCTTCCTCAAGATGAAAATGCTTATGATTTGAAAAAGGTTAACGGAGGACTGATTGTTCAAACCATAGACAGCAAACTTTTACATGATGAGGATTTAAAAGTTGTAACAGATCGATCTCCTTCTGATAAGGAAATGGAAGACTTGCTCTTTGCTTGGAGAGTAGTTAAATATGTAAAATCAAACGGCATAGCCCTGGCTAAGAATAAACAGACCGTAGGAATCGGACCGGGACAAGTAAATAGAGTATGGGCAACAAGGCAGTCTATTGAACATGCCGCAGAGTTAATTGATAATGAGGCCACCAAGGGGGCAGTATTAGCTTCCGATGCCTTCTTTCCCTTTGATGATTGTGTAGAAGCAGCACATCAGGCAGGAATTACAGCCATTATTCAGCCGGGGGGTTCTATCAGAGATGAAGATTCAATAAAGAAATGTAATGAATATGGAATTGCCATGGTATTTACCGGTATGAGACACTTTAAGCACTAA
- a CDS encoding DUF6106 family protein — protein MNDLYAEAGVKRKDTAATMGLKALMILGVLAGLFFIFIGQIFTFVGIGILIAIFFLFPSLDIEYEYVFVDGQIDFDRITGKSRRKTILRIDFDQVEIMAPLNSPVLDSYNHMQLEKKDFSSLSKDSKPYVIIANVDNKKMKIMFEPSEKMLAMIKQKSPRKISNY, from the coding sequence ATGAACGATCTTTATGCAGAAGCAGGGGTCAAGAGAAAAGACACTGCTGCTACTATGGGACTTAAGGCACTAATGATATTAGGGGTGCTAGCAGGCTTATTTTTTATCTTTATAGGACAGATATTTACTTTTGTGGGAATAGGAATCTTAATTGCAATTTTTTTCTTATTTCCAAGTTTAGATATTGAATATGAGTATGTATTTGTAGACGGACAGATTGATTTTGATAGGATTACAGGGAAATCAAGAAGAAAGACCATACTTCGTATCGATTTTGATCAAGTGGAGATTATGGCACCGCTTAATTCCCCTGTCCTAGATAGCTACAATCACATGCAATTGGAAAAAAAAGATTTTTCTTCACTTAGTAAGGATAGCAAACCTTATGTTATCATTGCTAATGTAGATAATAAGAAAATGAAAATTATGTTTGAACCAAGTGAAAAAATGCTTGCTATGATTAAGCAAAAGAGCCCCAGAAAGATATCAAATTATTAA
- the guaB gene encoding IMP dehydrogenase — protein sequence MAQIIGDGITFDDVLLVPAYSEVLPNQVDLTTQLTKKIKLNIPLMSAGMDTVTENRMAIAMARQGGIGVIHKNMSIEEQAEEVDKVKRSEHGVITDPFYLSPEHTLHDANELMAKYRISGVPITVGKKLVGIITNRDLKFEEDFSKKIKECMTSEGLITAKEGITLDEAKQILGAARKEKLPIVDDQGNLKGLITIKDIEKQMKYPLSAKDEQGRLLCAAAVGITSNIMERVEALVKAKVDAIVIDTAHGHSANVLKVVKMVRDAFSDIQIIAGNVATGEATYDLIKAGVDAVKVGIGPGSICTTRVVAGIGVPQITAIMDAYEVAQKYGVPIIADGGIKYSGDITKALAAGANVCMMGSIFAGCDESPGTFELFQGRKYKVYRGMGSIAAMEKGSKDRYFQTDAKKLVPEGVEGRVAYKGTVEDTVFQLIGGLRAGMGYCGAKDIESLQKTGKFVKITAASLRESHPHDIHITKEAPNYSVEE from the coding sequence ATGGCTCAAATCATTGGCGATGGCATAACTTTTGATGACGTACTTTTGGTGCCTGCATATTCAGAGGTATTACCAAATCAAGTGGATTTAACAACTCAACTTACCAAGAAGATTAAATTAAATATACCTTTGATGAGTGCCGGTATGGACACAGTTACTGAGAACCGAATGGCAATTGCTATGGCAAGGCAGGGCGGTATCGGAGTAATCCATAAAAATATGTCTATTGAAGAACAGGCAGAGGAAGTTGATAAGGTAAAAAGATCAGAACATGGTGTAATAACCGATCCTTTTTATTTATCTCCTGAGCATACTTTACATGATGCTAATGAATTGATGGCAAAGTATAGAATTTCAGGTGTCCCCATTACAGTAGGCAAAAAGCTTGTGGGTATAATAACTAACCGTGATTTAAAGTTTGAAGAGGATTTTTCTAAGAAAATAAAGGAATGTATGACTTCTGAAGGCCTTATTACTGCTAAGGAAGGGATTACTTTAGATGAAGCCAAGCAAATTCTAGGTGCTGCCAGGAAGGAAAAGTTGCCCATTGTAGATGATCAGGGTAATCTAAAAGGCTTAATTACTATTAAAGATATAGAAAAACAGATGAAGTATCCTTTATCGGCAAAGGATGAGCAAGGTAGATTATTATGTGCAGCTGCTGTGGGAATCACCAGTAATATTATGGAACGTGTGGAGGCTTTAGTTAAAGCTAAAGTTGATGCTATAGTTATTGATACTGCCCATGGCCATTCAGCTAATGTATTAAAAGTTGTTAAGATGGTAAGGGATGCTTTTTCAGATATACAGATTATAGCCGGAAACGTGGCAACCGGAGAGGCAACTTATGATTTAATTAAGGCCGGTGTAGATGCCGTTAAGGTAGGTATCGGACCTGGATCTATCTGTACAACAAGAGTTGTGGCCGGTATTGGCGTACCTCAGATTACCGCCATTATGGACGCTTATGAAGTGGCTCAAAAGTATGGAGTACCCATTATTGCCGACGGCGGTATTAAATATTCCGGAGATATAACAAAGGCTTTAGCCGCAGGGGCCAATGTATGTATGATGGGAAGTATTTTTGCAGGCTGTGATGAAAGCCCCGGTACCTTCGAACTATTCCAAGGCAGAAAATATAAGGTTTATCGTGGTATGGGCTCTATAGCAGCCATGGAGAAAGGTAGTAAGGATCGTTACTTCCAGACCGATGCTAAAAAACTTGTCCCTGAAGGTGTAGAAGGTCGTGTTGCATATAAGGGTACTGTAGAAGATACTGTATTCCAATTAATAGGAGGCCTAAGGGCAGGCATGGGTTACTGTGGAGCAAAAGATATTGAAAGTCTGCAAAAAACAGGTAAATTTGTAAAAATCACAGCAGCCTCTTTAAGAGAAAGCCATCCCCATGATATTCATATTACCAAGGAAGCTCCAAACTATAGTGTAGAAGAATAA